A single Arcobacter sp. FWKO B DNA region contains:
- a CDS encoding EAL domain-containing protein, translating into MFFGIRKKILLSGVLTIIVTISLMSVIFIYNLIEFHKNNSKLEINLVHSNLTHNFEAYTNKVHSTADILSKDEKLLANLTLIKNYSHIYNINFQDIYQNITSDLLILSQVINSDFMVILDSSGVLVSFYKSQKMNQKTQPCVGYSLQNNDSTIIYTKDISSNTFNLKTDKTNEVDFFTKYINSNQHQDIAIVHYNSEIFLNIQHTIYDANNTKLGTIAMVKLIDQEFLQSLNTNDSIHLLAKSKNLLYALSDELQNSTALIQASLLQDLEKLVINNKELFIVTHNLLKDFDITYMMSFEQLDQEIDSLKKSTIFSMLIIFLIIIPLGYLFVKKYINNPIEKLLDDIKNFKHKNHFFNNNEKLNDEFGTFQKVFYDMTNTLLNKETELYLKSQEQKLANKELENIVSQLKAYQIALDETSIVSKSDLEGKITYVNTQLCVKTGYTKEELIGKPHSIFKHPDTPKEEFVKLWRSVTKGEIYKGIIKNKTKDGKGYYVKTTIVPIFDNNNSIKEYIAVRNDITDIMKAKQELEDSYYTDILTKLPNRNKLIIDIEKIQDAKLILLNIDSFKEINDFYGHSTGDEILILIGQKIKTYFDTIAKIYKMPSDEYALMFDNSVHLDNDIKKELSKFIEEISDTYFSINNIDITVNLTAGLALSSLNNEVLKDADIALKTAKKLGIVMVEFDESIQTEANQYKNNILWAHKLKAAIKDDRIVPYYQPIYNNQTQKIEKYEVLMRLIEDNRPISPWFFLDIAKKTKLYKKLTKIMIEKSFEYFSDKDYEFSINLTAEDIESSEIKEFIINKLKQYPNIVDKIVFEIVESEGFKDFDNVIEFIKEAKINGCKIAIDDFGTGYSNFEYLLKLKADYVKIDGSLIKHINQDKNAFEVVKIIVQFAKSQNMRTIAEFVSNKEIQDMIYELGVDYSQGYFIAEPNPEIIS; encoded by the coding sequence TCTTATGTCTGTAATATTTATTTATAATCTAATCGAATTTCATAAAAATAACTCTAAGCTAGAGATTAATTTAGTCCATTCTAACCTTACTCATAACTTTGAAGCATATACAAATAAAGTTCACTCAACAGCAGATATTTTATCAAAAGATGAAAAACTTTTAGCAAACTTAACACTTATTAAAAACTACTCTCATATATACAATATTAATTTTCAAGATATATATCAAAATATAACTTCTGATTTATTAATACTTTCACAAGTTATTAATTCTGACTTTATGGTTATTTTAGACTCAAGTGGTGTTCTTGTAAGTTTTTATAAATCCCAAAAAATGAATCAAAAAACCCAACCATGTGTTGGATATTCATTACAAAATAATGACTCTACCATAATTTATACAAAAGATATCTCTTCCAATACTTTTAATCTTAAAACAGATAAAACAAATGAAGTTGATTTTTTCACAAAATATATTAACTCAAATCAACATCAAGATATTGCTATCGTACATTACAATTCAGAAATATTTTTAAATATACAACACACTATATATGATGCAAATAATACAAAACTTGGAACTATTGCTATGGTAAAGCTTATTGACCAAGAGTTTTTACAATCATTAAATACAAATGACAGCATACATTTACTTGCCAAATCAAAAAACTTGCTTTATGCACTATCAGATGAGTTACAAAATAGTACGGCTTTAATACAAGCATCTTTATTACAAGATTTAGAAAAACTAGTTATCAATAATAAAGAGTTATTTATTGTTACACACAATCTTTTAAAAGACTTTGATATAACATATATGATGAGCTTTGAACAACTTGACCAAGAGATTGATTCATTGAAAAAATCTACTATTTTTTCAATGCTCATAATCTTTCTTATCATAATCCCTTTGGGATATCTTTTTGTTAAGAAATATATCAATAACCCAATAGAAAAACTTCTTGATGATATCAAAAATTTCAAACACAAAAATCATTTTTTTAATAATAATGAAAAGCTCAATGATGAGTTTGGTACATTTCAAAAAGTTTTTTATGATATGACTAATACTTTATTAAATAAAGAAACAGAGCTATACTTAAAGTCCCAAGAACAAAAACTAGCAAATAAAGAGTTAGAAAATATTGTATCTCAACTAAAAGCTTATCAAATAGCCCTTGATGAAACTTCTATTGTATCAAAATCTGATTTAGAAGGTAAAATAACATATGTAAATACTCAACTTTGTGTAAAAACAGGGTATACAAAAGAGGAATTAATAGGTAAACCCCACTCTATATTTAAACATCCTGATACACCAAAAGAAGAGTTTGTTAAACTCTGGAGAAGTGTAACAAAAGGGGAAATTTATAAAGGTATTATCAAAAATAAAACAAAAGATGGAAAAGGGTATTATGTAAAAACTACAATTGTTCCAATTTTTGATAACAATAACAGTATCAAAGAGTATATTGCAGTTAGAAATGATATTACTGATATTATGAAAGCAAAACAAGAACTAGAAGACTCTTACTATACAGATATCCTAACAAAGCTACCAAATCGGAATAAACTAATTATAGATATTGAAAAAATTCAAGATGCAAAATTGATACTTTTAAATATAGATTCTTTTAAAGAAATAAATGATTTTTATGGTCATTCAACTGGTGATGAAATCCTTATTTTAATAGGTCAAAAAATAAAAACATATTTTGATACAATAGCTAAGATATACAAAATGCCTTCAGATGAATATGCATTAATGTTTGATAATTCAGTTCATCTAGACAACGATATAAAAAAAGAGTTAAGCAAGTTTATTGAAGAAATTAGTGATACATATTTTTCTATAAATAACATTGACATTACTGTCAATTTAACAGCAGGATTAGCACTCTCTAGTCTAAATAATGAGGTATTAAAAGATGCTGATATAGCATTAAAGACAGCAAAAAAACTTGGTATTGTTATGGTTGAGTTTGATGAGTCAATCCAAACAGAAGCTAATCAATATAAAAACAATATACTATGGGCTCATAAACTAAAAGCTGCAATAAAAGATGATAGAATTGTCCCTTATTATCAACCAATTTATAACAATCAAACTCAAAAAATCGAGAAATACGAAGTTTTAATGAGATTAATTGAAGATAATAGACCAATTTCTCCTTGGTTTTTCTTAGATATCGCAAAAAAGACAAAGCTATACAAAAAACTTACTAAAATAATGATTGAAAAAAGTTTTGAATATTTTAGTGATAAAGACTATGAGTTTTCTATAAATCTAACAGCTGAAGATATTGAAAGTAGTGAAATAAAAGAGTTTATAATCAACAAATTAAAACAGTATCCAAATATTGTTGATAAAATTGTATTTGAAATTGTTGAGTCTGAAGGATTTAAAGATTTTGATAATGTTATAGAGTTTATTAAAGAAGCTAAAATAAATGGATGTAAAATAGCAATAGATGATTTTGGAACTGGATATTCAAATTTTGAATATTTATTGAAACTAAAAGCTGATTATGTAAAAATTGATGGCTCTTTAATAAAACATATAAATCAAGATAAGAATGCATTTGAAGTAGTAAAAATTATTGTACAATTTGCAAAATCTCAAAATATGAGAACTATAGCAGAATTCGTTTCAAACAAAGAAATTCAAGATATGATTTATGAGTTAGGAGTAGATTATTCCCAAGGATATTTTATAGCTGAACCAAATCCAGAAATTATAAGCTAA